In one Mesorhizobium australicum genomic region, the following are encoded:
- a CDS encoding MFS transporter produces the protein MQERTQPDSRDSHMPLGVLSGLTAAVTAFALAQGLSYPLFTFLMQRQGMTPAEIGLSAAMTPLGLIISALFVPQLVRRLGGRRLAVTAALAGALLFFMVGLLQNWIAWYPLRFLIGLAINPLYILGEVWMMALAPDAKRGRIMGVFNAVTGIGYAAGPLTLTAVGTEGWPPLLVAILGFSGCALLLFLTTKGLRGFEPDPDGKPATGVFGFWLLAPALLLAVTVSAATQQSAYSLMPVFGAGYGLVDARLAALITLLSLGNIVLQVPLGFLAERLGARTMMIACAALNAMCVLSLPLLISGPFVWPVLLLMGGVGYGVYTMSLVELGNRFRGQALVAGNSAFALMWGVGGIIGPPGSGAAMQAFGPIGLPAVSAGLSAVLIIFAFYRATKRRAS, from the coding sequence ATGCAAGAGCGAACTCAACCCGATTCCCGTGACAGCCATATGCCGCTTGGGGTGCTTTCTGGCCTGACCGCGGCAGTGACCGCGTTTGCGCTGGCGCAGGGCCTGTCCTATCCGCTCTTCACCTTCCTCATGCAGCGGCAGGGCATGACGCCGGCCGAAATCGGCCTGTCCGCCGCGATGACGCCGCTCGGCCTGATCATCTCGGCTTTGTTCGTGCCACAGCTGGTGCGAAGGCTCGGCGGACGGCGGCTCGCCGTCACTGCCGCGCTCGCCGGAGCACTGCTGTTTTTCATGGTCGGACTGCTGCAGAACTGGATTGCCTGGTATCCGCTGCGGTTCCTCATCGGGCTGGCGATCAATCCGCTCTACATCCTCGGCGAGGTCTGGATGATGGCGCTGGCGCCCGACGCGAAGCGCGGGCGGATCATGGGGGTGTTCAACGCGGTGACAGGCATCGGTTATGCGGCGGGTCCGCTCACGTTGACCGCGGTCGGCACGGAGGGATGGCCGCCGCTCCTGGTGGCGATCCTCGGCTTCTCCGGCTGCGCGCTGCTCCTCTTCCTGACCACGAAGGGGTTGCGCGGTTTCGAGCCGGATCCTGACGGAAAGCCGGCCACCGGCGTTTTCGGCTTCTGGCTGCTCGCGCCGGCGCTGCTGCTCGCGGTCACGGTCTCCGCCGCCACGCAGCAGAGCGCCTATTCGCTGATGCCGGTGTTCGGCGCCGGCTACGGGCTGGTCGACGCGCGGCTCGCGGCGCTGATCACCCTGCTTTCGCTGGGCAACATCGTGCTGCAGGTGCCGCTCGGCTTCCTTGCCGAGCGGCTGGGCGCCCGCACGATGATGATCGCTTGCGCCGCGCTCAACGCCATGTGCGTGCTCTCGCTGCCGCTGCTGATTTCCGGGCCGTTCGTCTGGCCGGTGCTGCTGCTGATGGGCGGCGTCGGCTACGGCGTCTACACGATGTCGCTGGTCGAACTCGGCAACCGTTTCCGCGGCCAGGCGCTGGTGGCGGGCAATTCGGCATTCGCCCTGATGTGGGGGGTGGGCGGCATCATCGGCCCGCCCGGCTCGGGCGCAGCGATGCAGGCCTTCGGGCCGATCGGCCTGCCTGCCGTCAGCGCGGGACTGAGCGCCGTCCTGATCATTTTTGCGTTCTATCGGGCGACGAAGCGGCGGGCGTCTTGA
- a CDS encoding aspartate aminotransferase family protein has protein sequence MSYQNFSLKQLQEIDAGHHLHPFTDHKELRAVGSRMIVRADGPYIYDSEGNEILDGMAGLWCVNAGYGRTELAEAAYEQMKELPYYNSFFKCSTPTPVLLSKKLAEIAPANMNQVFYGSSGSEANDTALRVVRRYWALEGKPRKNRIISRKMAYHGSTIAGASLGGMSHMHEQLGGAVPNIVHVMPPYSFELAEPGESEHDFGIRAARAVEDAILEAGAENVAAFIGEPIMGAGGVKIPPESYWPEIQRICRKYDVLLMLDEVITGYGRTGEWFAAQAMGIEADTITTAKALTSGYQPLSALFIGDRIARTLIDKGGEFFHGYTYSGHPVACAVALKNLEIIEREGLVDRVRSDTGPYFRKTLMERLSGHPIVGQVRTVGLLGAIEIVADKETRERFQPSGSAAVKVRDHAIAQGLMMRATDDTMILSPPLIWTRETIDIAAARIERALDLAAADLGRM, from the coding sequence ATGAGCTACCAGAACTTTTCCCTGAAGCAGTTGCAGGAGATCGATGCGGGGCATCATCTCCATCCGTTCACCGACCACAAGGAACTACGGGCCGTCGGGTCCCGCATGATCGTGCGCGCGGACGGACCCTATATCTACGATTCCGAGGGTAACGAGATCCTCGACGGCATGGCGGGCCTATGGTGCGTGAATGCCGGCTACGGGCGCACGGAACTCGCCGAGGCGGCCTATGAGCAGATGAAGGAGCTGCCTTATTACAACTCCTTCTTCAAATGCTCGACACCGACGCCGGTGCTGCTGTCCAAGAAGCTGGCGGAGATCGCGCCGGCGAACATGAACCAGGTCTTCTACGGATCGTCCGGCTCCGAGGCCAACGACACGGCGCTGCGCGTCGTGCGCCGCTACTGGGCCTTGGAGGGCAAGCCGCGGAAGAACCGCATCATCTCGCGCAAGATGGCCTATCACGGCTCGACGATCGCTGGCGCGTCGCTCGGTGGGATGAGTCACATGCATGAGCAACTCGGCGGCGCGGTGCCGAACATCGTACATGTCATGCCGCCCTATTCGTTCGAGCTCGCGGAGCCGGGCGAGAGCGAACACGATTTCGGCATCCGCGCCGCGCGCGCGGTCGAGGACGCGATCCTGGAAGCCGGCGCCGAGAATGTCGCGGCTTTCATCGGCGAGCCGATCATGGGGGCAGGGGGTGTGAAGATACCGCCAGAGAGCTACTGGCCCGAAATCCAGCGTATCTGCCGCAAATACGACGTGCTCTTGATGCTTGACGAAGTCATCACCGGTTATGGCCGCACCGGCGAGTGGTTTGCCGCGCAGGCGATGGGCATCGAGGCCGACACGATCACCACCGCGAAGGCGTTGACCTCCGGCTACCAGCCGCTCTCGGCGCTGTTCATCGGCGACCGTATCGCCAGGACGCTGATCGACAAGGGCGGCGAGTTCTTCCACGGCTACACCTATTCGGGACATCCGGTGGCCTGCGCGGTGGCGCTGAAGAACCTGGAGATCATCGAGCGGGAAGGCCTGGTCGATCGGGTGCGCAGTGACACCGGTCCCTATTTCCGCAAGACGCTGATGGAGCGGCTTTCAGGACATCCGATCGTCGGCCAGGTGCGCACGGTCGGCCTGCTGGGCGCGATTGAGATCGTCGCCGACAAGGAAACGCGCGAGCGCTTCCAGCCGTCCGGCAGCGCGGCGGTGAAGGTGCGCGACCACGCGATCGCACAGGGACTGATGATGCGGGCGACCGACGACACGATGATCCTGTCGCCACCGCTGATCTGGACACGCGAGACCATCGACATCGCCGCCGCGCGGATCGAGAGGGCGCTCGATCTCGCCGCCGCCGACCTCGGGAGGATGTGA
- a CDS encoding pilus assembly protein TadG-related protein: MRLLGVFSARLDKAHAGFRKDRSGNIAIMAAAFFSVALVVAAFSVDEAALYLEKRRLQSITDIAAIQAARAPADAATLVEQALKDNGMS; the protein is encoded by the coding sequence ATGCGGCTTCTAGGAGTTTTCTCCGCCCGTCTCGACAAGGCCCACGCCGGGTTTAGAAAGGACAGGAGCGGTAACATCGCGATCATGGCCGCCGCATTCTTTTCGGTGGCGCTCGTCGTGGCGGCCTTCAGCGTCGACGAGGCAGCGCTCTATTTGGAAAAGCGTCGCCTGCAGAGCATCACCGATATCGCGGCCATCCAGGCGGCGCGCGCGCCGGCTGACGCGGCCACGCTTGTCGAACAGGCCCTGAAGGACAACGGCATGTCGTAG
- a CDS encoding NYN domain-containing protein, with translation MPSEPRSPRLAVLIDADNASAKIADGLFEEIAKIGEASVRRIYGDFSNPRSKGWSDTLSKHAIIPQQQFAYTTGKNASDITLVIDAMDLLHSGRFDGFCLVSSDSDFTRLAARIREQGVDVFGFGEQKTPESFRQACRRFIYTENLLPVAQADTPEPGTPTKPLQPPSAAIPTISKIIAQIDSEDGWVPLGAVGTQLANLASDFDPRTFGFRKLSDLVRKTNAFELEHPKGGVMRVRLKPSPPKKAGKSA, from the coding sequence ATGCCATCGGAACCCCGCTCCCCTCGCCTCGCCGTGTTGATCGACGCTGACAATGCATCGGCAAAGATCGCAGACGGCCTGTTCGAGGAGATTGCCAAGATCGGCGAGGCCAGCGTCCGGCGCATCTATGGCGACTTCTCGAATCCTCGCTCGAAGGGTTGGTCCGACACGCTTTCCAAACATGCCATCATCCCCCAGCAGCAGTTCGCCTACACGACCGGCAAGAACGCCTCCGACATCACGCTTGTCATCGATGCGATGGACCTGCTTCACAGCGGACGATTCGACGGGTTCTGCTTGGTCTCCTCGGACAGCGACTTCACGCGGCTCGCCGCACGGATCCGTGAGCAGGGTGTCGATGTCTTCGGCTTCGGAGAACAGAAGACGCCGGAGAGCTTCAGGCAGGCCTGCCGGCGTTTCATATATACAGAAAACTTGCTTCCAGTAGCGCAGGCCGACACTCCCGAGCCGGGGACGCCGACGAAACCGCTGCAGCCGCCAAGCGCCGCCATTCCGACCATCTCCAAGATCATCGCTCAGATCGACAGCGAGGATGGCTGGGTACCGCTGGGGGCCGTCGGCACGCAGTTGGCCAACCTCGCCTCAGATTTCGATCCGCGCACTTTCGGTTTTCGCAAACTCAGCGACCTCGTGCGCAAGACCAACGCGTTCGAGTTGGAGCATCCGAAAGGCGGCGTGATGCGGGTCCGGCTCAAGCCGTCTCCGCCCAAGAAGGCAGGAAAGTCTGCTTGA
- a CDS encoding trimethylamine methyltransferase family protein, producing MSEASADAAPAVRARSGGRAGKRAGASSAFEQPPFRRLKRPFPPTPIVSEDQLEAIHLASLRVLSEIGLDVLHEDARRIMKEAGADVREGSERVRFDPAMILETIATAPSEFRVHARNADHSIDFGGDNLVFAQVASAPNCSDLDRGRRPGNQQDFRNLVKLAQMHNVISATGGYPVEPIDLHPSIRHLECIRDLATLTDKVFHIYSLGRERNLDGIEIARIANGLTADQLLDNPVCYTIINTNSPLKLDIPMMEGIIQMSSHGQLVIVTPFTLAGAMAPVTVAGAVVQQNAEALAGIAFTQMVRKGAPVGYGGFTSNVDMKSGAPAFGTPEYMKAQLLGGQLARRYGIPYRTSNTCAANAVDAQAAYESVFSLWGAVQGGGNFVLHSAGWLEGGLRASYEKTILDIDLLQMVTEFLSPLDLSEDALAVEAIRDVGPGGHFFGTQHTQDRYKTAFYAPILSDWRNFETWAEAGSPTAVEKANRVWKERLASYEAPAMDPARREELDAFVDRRVAEGGAPTDF from the coding sequence ATGTCCGAAGCTTCAGCCGATGCCGCGCCGGCAGTCCGTGCCCGCAGCGGAGGCCGCGCCGGTAAGCGCGCCGGGGCGTCGTCTGCCTTCGAGCAGCCGCCCTTTCGCCGCCTGAAGCGCCCCTTCCCGCCGACTCCGATCGTCTCCGAAGATCAGCTTGAGGCGATCCATCTCGCTTCGCTGCGGGTACTGTCAGAGATCGGCCTCGACGTGCTGCACGAGGACGCGCGCAGGATCATGAAGGAAGCCGGTGCCGATGTCCGCGAAGGCTCTGAACGCGTCCGTTTCGATCCTGCAATGATCCTGGAGACGATTGCGACCGCGCCTTCCGAGTTCCGGGTGCACGCGCGCAATGCCGACCACTCGATCGATTTCGGCGGCGATAATCTCGTCTTCGCCCAGGTCGCGTCGGCGCCGAACTGCTCCGATCTCGACCGCGGTCGCCGGCCCGGCAACCAGCAGGATTTCCGCAACCTCGTGAAACTGGCGCAGATGCACAACGTCATCTCGGCGACGGGCGGCTATCCGGTCGAGCCGATCGATCTGCATCCGTCGATCCGGCATCTCGAATGCATCCGCGACCTCGCGACGCTGACCGACAAGGTGTTCCACATCTATTCGCTCGGCCGCGAGCGCAACCTCGACGGCATCGAGATCGCCCGTATCGCCAACGGGCTGACAGCGGACCAGCTTCTCGACAACCCGGTCTGCTACACGATCATCAACACCAACTCGCCTCTGAAGCTCGACATCCCGATGATGGAGGGCATCATCCAGATGTCCTCGCACGGGCAACTGGTGATCGTCACCCCGTTCACGCTCGCCGGCGCGATGGCGCCGGTGACGGTGGCGGGCGCAGTGGTGCAGCAGAACGCCGAGGCGCTTGCCGGCATCGCCTTCACGCAGATGGTGAGAAAGGGCGCGCCGGTCGGCTATGGCGGCTTCACCTCCAATGTCGACATGAAGTCCGGCGCGCCAGCTTTTGGAACCCCGGAATACATGAAGGCGCAGCTTCTCGGCGGTCAGCTCGCGCGCAGATACGGCATCCCCTACCGCACCTCGAACACCTGCGCCGCCAATGCCGTCGACGCGCAGGCGGCCTATGAGAGCGTCTTCTCGCTTTGGGGCGCGGTGCAGGGTGGCGGCAACTTCGTCCTTCATTCAGCAGGCTGGCTCGAAGGTGGGCTGCGTGCCTCCTACGAGAAGACAATCCTCGACATCGATCTGCTCCAGATGGTGACGGAGTTCCTGTCGCCGCTCGACCTGTCGGAAGATGCGCTGGCCGTCGAGGCGATCCGCGATGTCGGCCCGGGCGGTCACTTCTTCGGCACCCAGCACACCCAGGACCGTTACAAGACCGCCTTCTACGCGCCGATCCTGTCCGACTGGCGCAACTTCGAGACCTGGGCCGAGGCCGGCTCGCCGACGGCGGTGGAAAAGGCCAACCGCGTCTGGAAGGAACGGCTGGCCTCTTACGAAGCCCCGGCCATGGACCCTGCCCGCCGCGAAGAGCTTGACGCCTTCGTCGACAGACGCGTCGCCGAAGGCGGCGCGCCGACGGACTTCTGA
- a CDS encoding TadG family pilus assembly protein, producing MPTWLVGDGRRAAYEFSIGRYTADPSITPSERFTPNGEPANAVKVTVQKSGSLFFAGSFMDKPMVSASGIAYSSSAATFSIGSRLASLDGGLLNGLLNALLGTNVSLSVMDYRALVDARIDVLSFLDGLATELDLTAATYDDVLDTTVTVGQIIEVMADITGSGDLTASAALKKILNGNPSAKLTIPLRSIIEVGTLGAVRVGTKPSGMTAMFDAMQMLTASAALANGEHQVAVSLGVNVPGLASVGVHLAIGEPEQKTPFMTIGERGEIVHTAQTRLLIEAKVGGEGLLAGVTIRLPIYVELAYADARLTSISCPSGTPDNAKVTVSAKPGVAQLWIANVPAANLANFVSSPVNGSATVVNALGIKVNASAHVAATNVKATDLSFSHNDIKNLTVKSVSTGNLLETAVSSLLGELDLSVELGPLNLGLGGTITALLGKTLSAVAAPLDSLVYNLLLALGIKIGEVDVRVHGVACQRAVLVQ from the coding sequence ATACCGACCTGGCTCGTCGGCGACGGTCGCCGCGCCGCATATGAATTCAGCATCGGTCGATACACCGCCGACCCGTCGATCACGCCGAGCGAACGCTTCACACCGAATGGAGAGCCGGCGAACGCCGTCAAGGTCACCGTGCAGAAAAGCGGCTCGCTGTTCTTCGCCGGCAGCTTCATGGACAAGCCGATGGTGTCGGCCAGCGGCATCGCCTATTCCTCCTCGGCCGCCACATTCTCGATCGGCTCGCGCCTGGCGAGCCTGGACGGCGGGCTGCTGAACGGGCTTCTGAACGCGCTGCTCGGCACGAACGTCTCGCTCAGCGTGATGGATTACCGCGCCCTGGTGGATGCGCGTATCGACGTGCTCAGCTTCCTCGACGGCCTCGCCACCGAACTCGACCTGACCGCCGCGACATATGACGACGTGCTGGATACGACGGTCACCGTCGGCCAGATCATCGAGGTCATGGCGGACATCACTGGCTCCGGGGACCTGACCGCATCCGCTGCTCTGAAGAAGATCCTGAACGGCAACCCGTCGGCGAAGCTCACCATCCCGCTGAGAAGCATCATCGAGGTCGGCACGCTCGGCGCCGTACGCGTTGGGACCAAGCCCAGCGGCATGACGGCCATGTTCGACGCGATGCAGATGCTGACCGCCTCGGCGGCGCTTGCCAATGGCGAGCATCAGGTCGCCGTCTCGCTCGGCGTCAACGTGCCGGGGCTCGCGAGCGTGGGCGTCCATCTCGCGATCGGCGAACCCGAACAGAAGACGCCCTTCATGACCATCGGCGAACGCGGCGAGATCGTCCACACCGCGCAGACGCGGCTGCTGATCGAGGCGAAGGTTGGCGGCGAGGGTCTCCTGGCGGGCGTCACCATCCGGCTGCCGATCTATGTCGAGCTGGCCTATGCCGACGCCAGGCTGACCAGTATCTCCTGCCCTTCCGGCACGCCCGACAACGCCAAGGTCACCGTTAGCGCCAAGCCAGGCGTGGCCCAATTGTGGATCGCGAACGTCCCTGCGGCCAACCTGGCCAACTTCGTGTCGTCCCCCGTCAACGGATCGGCGACGGTGGTGAATGCCCTCGGCATCAAGGTCAACGCCAGCGCCCATGTCGCGGCGACGAACGTCAAGGCGACCGATCTCTCCTTCAGCCACAACGACATCAAGAACCTGACTGTGAAGTCGGTCTCTACAGGCAATCTCCTCGAAACCGCCGTGTCCTCGCTGCTCGGCGAGCTCGATCTCTCGGTGGAACTCGGCCCACTCAACCTCGGCCTGGGGGGAACGATCACCGCATTGCTCGGAAAGACGCTGTCCGCCGTCGCCGCACCGCTGGACTCGCTGGTCTATAATCTCCTGCTGGCGCTGGGGATAAAGATCGGCGAGGTCGACGTTCGGGTACACGGCGTCGCTTGCCAGCGCGCCGTCCTCGTTCAGTAG
- a CDS encoding TadE/TadG family type IV pilus assembly protein: MRRDLAEAEDGTTAVEFAMIAPIFIAFMLGMTAYGIYFGAAHSVQQLSADAARVALAGISEAERKQLVAQYIQENSADYLFLRTEAVIADVSANATDPSQSNVSISYDARSLPIWNLYPPLPLPGQTISRTATIRIGGL, translated from the coding sequence ATGAGGCGAGATCTGGCCGAGGCGGAGGACGGAACCACGGCGGTCGAATTCGCGATGATCGCGCCCATCTTCATCGCATTCATGCTCGGAATGACTGCCTACGGCATCTATTTCGGCGCGGCCCATTCCGTTCAGCAACTTTCGGCGGATGCCGCGCGTGTCGCACTGGCCGGAATAAGCGAGGCGGAGCGCAAGCAACTCGTCGCGCAATACATCCAGGAAAACTCCGCCGACTATCTCTTCCTTCGAACCGAGGCGGTTATCGCAGACGTTTCGGCCAATGCGACCGACCCGTCGCAATCGAATGTCTCGATCTCCTACGACGCGCGCAGCCTGCCGATCTGGAACCTCTATCCACCGCTGCCCTTGCCCGGACAGACGATCAGCAGGACCGCGACGATCCGCATCGGGGGGCTCTGA
- a CDS encoding GcvT family protein, translating to MKSHVKAVVIGGGVVGCSVLYHLARAGWTDIMLIERSELTSGSSWHAAGGFHTLNGDPNVAKLQAYTVQLYKELEEISGQSCSLHLTGGVMLADSPERMDFLRLAHAKGRYLGMDTELITPSEAKSMFPFMDESHFVGAMWDPVEGHLDPSGTTIAYSKAAKKLGAEIVLRNPVKELTQQPDGTWNVITEQGVVHAEHVVNCGGLWAREIGRMVGLELPVLAMEHMYLLTEPMPEVEAFNKETGREMVGVLDFKGEIYTRQERNGILLGTYEKACKPWSPVNTPWDFGHELLAPDLDRIAPSLEIGFRHFPGIANAGIKQVINGPFTFAPDGNPLVGPVQGLTNFWVACGVMAGFSQGGGVGLALSNWMVDGDPGFDVWGMDVARWGEWASLRYTNAKVRENYSRRFSIRFPNEELPAARPSQTTPLYDTMLAQNAVMGDSWGLETPLWFAPKGSEPKDIVSFHRSNDFEHVGNEVRKTRESVGVTEIANFAKYEVSGAGSEDFLNRLMTNRMPKTGRIVLTPMLNEFGKLIGDFTIAKTGEDRFMIWGSSAAQKYHMRWFETHQPKDVRIHRFDQTLVGLSIAGPDSQKLLQKLVDVDVSSKAFRFMDFREMAVGGAPCMVNRITYTGDLGYEIWMAPAYQRLVYAEIKKAGAEFGIVDFGMRALLSMRLEKNFPTWFRELRPIYGPFEGGMERFIKMEKNDFVGREAAAKELADGPKLRRVSLIVDAVDADVMGDEPIWAKVNGKDYGTVGRTHEFGAPRFGPDGKEVRTSKASHGASSIRGLHDGDWSVVGWVTSGGYAHYVQESMAQGYVPAELADDDSDGLFEIEILGHRRKARIAIEPPFDPSGEKMRG from the coding sequence ATGAAATCCCACGTCAAAGCGGTTGTCATCGGCGGCGGCGTCGTCGGCTGCTCGGTGCTCTATCACCTCGCCCGCGCCGGCTGGACCGACATCATGCTGATCGAGCGCTCGGAACTGACCTCCGGCTCGTCCTGGCACGCGGCAGGCGGCTTCCATACGCTGAACGGCGATCCCAACGTCGCCAAGCTCCAGGCTTACACCGTGCAGCTCTACAAGGAGCTGGAAGAAATCTCCGGCCAATCCTGCTCGCTGCACCTTACCGGCGGCGTCATGCTGGCCGATAGCCCCGAGCGGATGGACTTCCTGCGGTTGGCGCACGCCAAGGGCCGCTACCTCGGCATGGATACGGAACTCATCACGCCTTCGGAAGCGAAGTCGATGTTCCCGTTCATGGACGAGAGCCATTTCGTCGGCGCGATGTGGGACCCTGTCGAAGGCCATCTCGACCCCTCCGGCACGACGATCGCCTATTCGAAGGCGGCAAAGAAACTCGGCGCCGAGATCGTGCTGCGCAATCCGGTCAAGGAACTGACCCAGCAGCCTGATGGCACCTGGAACGTCATCACAGAACAGGGAGTGGTCCACGCTGAGCATGTCGTCAACTGCGGCGGCCTGTGGGCACGCGAGATCGGCCGGATGGTTGGGCTCGAACTGCCGGTGCTGGCCATGGAGCACATGTATCTGCTCACCGAGCCGATGCCGGAGGTCGAAGCATTCAACAAGGAGACCGGCCGCGAGATGGTCGGCGTGCTCGACTTCAAGGGCGAGATCTACACCCGCCAGGAACGAAACGGCATCCTGCTCGGCACTTACGAGAAGGCCTGCAAGCCCTGGTCGCCGGTCAACACGCCGTGGGACTTCGGCCACGAGCTGCTCGCGCCCGACCTCGACCGCATCGCGCCGTCGCTGGAGATCGGCTTCAGGCACTTCCCCGGTATCGCGAATGCCGGCATCAAGCAGGTGATCAACGGCCCCTTCACCTTTGCGCCGGACGGCAACCCGCTGGTTGGCCCGGTGCAGGGCCTGACCAATTTCTGGGTCGCCTGCGGCGTCATGGCCGGCTTCAGCCAGGGCGGTGGCGTCGGGCTGGCGCTCTCGAACTGGATGGTCGACGGCGATCCGGGCTTCGACGTCTGGGGCATGGACGTCGCCCGCTGGGGCGAATGGGCGAGCCTGCGCTACACCAACGCCAAGGTGCGCGAGAACTATTCCCGTCGCTTCTCGATCCGCTTCCCGAACGAGGAACTGCCGGCCGCCCGTCCCTCCCAGACGACTCCGCTCTACGACACGATGCTGGCGCAGAACGCGGTCATGGGCGACAGCTGGGGCCTCGAAACGCCGCTCTGGTTTGCGCCGAAGGGTTCGGAGCCGAAGGACATCGTCTCCTTCCACCGCTCCAATGATTTCGAGCATGTCGGCAACGAGGTGAGGAAGACGCGTGAAAGCGTCGGCGTCACCGAGATCGCCAATTTCGCCAAATACGAAGTCAGCGGAGCGGGTTCGGAGGATTTCCTGAATCGTCTCATGACGAACCGTATGCCCAAGACCGGCCGCATCGTGCTCACGCCGATGCTAAACGAGTTCGGCAAGCTGATCGGCGACTTCACCATCGCCAAGACCGGCGAGGACAGGTTCATGATCTGGGGCTCGTCGGCCGCTCAGAAATATCACATGCGCTGGTTCGAGACCCACCAGCCGAAGGACGTGCGTATCCACCGCTTCGACCAGACGCTGGTCGGCCTCTCCATCGCGGGCCCCGATAGCCAGAAGCTGCTGCAGAAGCTCGTCGACGTCGACGTCTCGTCGAAGGCCTTCAGATTCATGGACTTCCGCGAGATGGCAGTCGGCGGCGCGCCCTGCATGGTCAACCGCATCACCTATACCGGCGACCTCGGCTACGAGATCTGGATGGCGCCGGCCTATCAGCGGCTGGTCTATGCCGAGATCAAGAAGGCCGGCGCGGAGTTCGGCATCGTCGATTTCGGCATGCGCGCGCTGCTGTCGATGCGCCTCGAAAAGAACTTCCCGACCTGGTTCCGCGAACTGCGCCCCATCTATGGCCCCTTCGAGGGCGGTATGGAGCGCTTCATCAAGATGGAGAAGAACGACTTCGTCGGCCGCGAGGCCGCTGCGAAGGAACTTGCCGACGGACCGAAGCTGCGCCGCGTTTCGCTGATCGTCGATGCAGTCGACGCCGACGTGATGGGCGACGAGCCGATCTGGGCCAAGGTCAACGGCAAGGACTACGGCACTGTCGGCAGGACGCATGAGTTCGGCGCGCCGCGCTTCGGTCCGGACGGCAAGGAAGTCCGCACCTCCAAGGCCTCGCACGGCGCATCCTCGATCCGCGGCCTGCACGACGGCGACTGGTCCGTCGTCGGCTGGGTGACCTCGGGCGGCTATGCGCACTACGTGCAGGAGTCGATGGCGCAGGGCTACGTGCCCGCCGAACTCGCCGATGACGACAGCGATGGCCTGTTCGAGATCGAGATCCTTGGCCACCGCCGCAAAGCCCGCATCGCCATCGAGCCGCCCTTCGATCCGAGCGGCGAGAAGATGCGGGGATAG
- a CDS encoding carboxymuconolactone decarboxylase family protein codes for MANPPIVPLVEYADALPEVRAVYDDIMATRKTDWINNFWKVLAHDPANLKRTWEALKVVMGPGALDPLTKELIYIAVSATNGCEYCTYSHTASARAKGMTDAMLMEVLAVAAKANETNRLANALRPPVDSQFLPKG; via the coding sequence ATGGCCAATCCTCCGATCGTGCCGCTGGTCGAGTATGCCGATGCCTTGCCCGAGGTCCGTGCCGTCTACGATGACATCATGGCGACGCGGAAGACCGACTGGATCAACAATTTCTGGAAGGTGCTGGCGCATGATCCGGCGAACCTGAAGCGCACATGGGAGGCACTGAAAGTGGTGATGGGGCCGGGCGCGCTCGACCCTCTCACCAAGGAATTGATCTACATCGCTGTTTCGGCGACCAATGGGTGTGAGTATTGCACCTATTCGCACACCGCCTCCGCGCGGGCGAAAGGCATGACCGACGCGATGCTGATGGAGGTGCTGGCAGTGGCGGCCAAGGCCAACGAGACCAATCGTTTAGCTAACGCGCTGCGTCCGCCGGTCGACTCGCAGTTCCTGCCCAAGGGCTGA
- a CDS encoding cytochrome c oxidase assembly factor Coa1 family protein: protein MASQPLNDPAEIPRELDRWNWGAFFLNWIWGIGNSTLIALLALIPGINFIMMIMLGLRGSRWAWRNRYWRDADHFRKTQRKWAIAGLAIWIVVIGGMAGLFASIVPMMKRSEAYQMSMELIRADEQVRQALGDDITAGFWVWGNISVSAGGTGRAELSIPLSGSKAAGNAYVQAARTGGAWEVLLLIVRAEGKDVPIVLRNTKNIQIPNAPIDL from the coding sequence ATGGCAAGCCAACCGTTGAACGATCCGGCCGAAATCCCGCGCGAGCTCGATCGCTGGAACTGGGGCGCATTCTTCCTCAACTGGATCTGGGGCATCGGCAACAGCACCTTGATCGCGCTCCTGGCGCTGATCCCGGGTATCAACTTCATCATGATGATCATGCTGGGTTTGCGCGGCAGCCGCTGGGCGTGGCGCAATCGCTATTGGCGCGATGCGGACCATTTTCGAAAGACGCAGCGCAAGTGGGCGATCGCCGGACTGGCGATCTGGATCGTTGTGATCGGCGGGATGGCCGGGCTGTTCGCCAGCATCGTTCCGATGATGAAGCGCAGCGAGGCCTATCAGATGAGCATGGAACTCATCCGCGCGGATGAGCAGGTCAGGCAAGCGCTTGGCGACGACATCACGGCCGGCTTCTGGGTATGGGGCAACATCTCGGTCTCTGCGGGAGGAACCGGCAGGGCCGAGCTGTCTATTCCGCTCTCGGGCTCGAAGGCTGCCGGCAATGCCTATGTGCAGGCGGCTCGGACAGGGGGCGCGTGGGAGGTGCTGCTGCTGATTGTACGAGCGGAGGGCAAGGACGTTCCGATCGTGCTGCGCAACACGAAGAACATCCAGATCCCGAATGCGCCCATCGACCTTTGA